Proteins encoded by one window of Candidatus Odinarchaeum yellowstonii:
- a CDS encoding Lrp/AsnC ligand binding domain-containing protein: MIKAYIMLTLALGDTKRVLEEIKKLEHIDSISVVTGHVDVVLTVSVNNIEELYELTYEKLSNIKGITSISTHIVEKEMLAEEEKE, translated from the coding sequence ATGATAAAAGCTTATATAATGCTGACACTGGCTTTAGGCGACACTAAGAGAGTTCTTGAAGAAATAAAGAAACTTGAGCATATAGATTCAATATCAGTTGTAACCGGCCACGTGGATGTAGTTCTAACAGTTTCAGTGAATAATATAGAAGAATTATATGAGTTAACATATGAAAAACTCTCTAATATTAAAGGAATAACAAGTATATCAACACATATCGTTGAAAAAGAAATGTTAGCAGAAGAAGAGAAAGAGTGA